AGAGAAATCATTGTGCTTCCCCatcatttatataaatatatattcaatttaataatcaATTAAGCTTGGTTTTTACACATATCTAAATATACAAATTGTAAATATAAATCATACTAATCTTCaatctatcaaaaacattcatCATATATCCAAATAACTTTTAATATAAAAAGTCATTGTGATTCCCCAAAATGTAGACATAATAACTGGTACATATTGACAAGCTTATAATTATAAATTATGAGTTGTTCTTAACGAGGCCATTTCTGCTTGAGAAATGCAATCATTAAATGTTTGACCACCTCACGAGATGCACAATCTCTTTTTACCCAACTTTGATAAAAGATGAAGTCTACACGTAATACAGTGCATGTGCCTCACTCCTAGTGTAATATGCATTGAATGATAACCCCGTTGTAATCCTAGTACTCGTATAAGGACATCATGGTAGAAAAGCAACACATGTATGCCATACTGTTTGTCAAGGTCGTTATCAACCAACGTCATCGAGGAGACATATTGTGAAGGGAATCCACCCACATAGCTTAAAAAGACAATGAAAAGTGGATTCAAGCAAATGTGTGGACCAGTGCAATCTATAAAAATATCTGATACAATCCAATGGCCATACACCACTTGACCCGGCCACTACCCAACCATAATACTTTAGTGGCCTTACATTGATGTCACTGAAGCTAGAACATATATGCCTACTTTACTTAGTAGTAAATATTGTTCCCTTTTTAACATCTTTTAAGATTCACTCTTTGCAATTGGTCCTCTAAGAATCACACAATATGTCAATGTGTAGCCATATTCAATCACCATGGAAAAAGAGGGAGAAAAGCATGAAAGAATAATCTTGGTGTAGTGTACTTACAGGAACATGTTGTCCTTTTGCTTCAATCTAATGGTAAGGAAGCCATCATTTTGGAATATCAATATCAGCATAGGTCCATAGGCATTGTGTTTAGGAAAAGGAAGAAGTAGGTTTAAATTATTGACCTtgtgatgatgatgaatgaaaCAACTTGGTGCTAAAGTCACAGACCCTAACATGGGTAAGATGTTTTCAACTTGTGGGTGTTATTGATTACATCACCACTGTATTATATATGTTGACATTGCCAAAAGCATAGCATGAATGGCTCTGACCTTGTGAAAGATTCCTATCATCATGTCTATTTAAGACTGAGTTATGCAACATACACCCGGCCAAGTTCTACTTTATATTGCAAAAGAAAACATTAAAGCTATCATTTATCAAGTTTTAATAACAGAGCAAGTACTGACAAATTTTGGTGGGAATATAATGCTTGGGGGCTCAGAATATTGCAACTGAGGTTGAGGAATAATAAAAGGCATAATGCTGAGTGCTAGTCTGGTGAAGATTTTGACAGAATCTGAGGCATAATGCTGAGTGCTAGTCTGGTAAAGATTTTGACAGAATCTGAGGCATAAGACCTCATGAAATCCCAATAGTCCAATAACCCACATAAGATTTAGATATGTAAAAGACTAGGTTAAAGGGCTAGTATAAACTTTTATCACTTGGATAGCATTTCTGAATGTTCTATGGCTATTAGTAATTATCACTTGTTTCCTCGACAACATCAAAAGCATGACATAAATAAGTGGATGCGGAAAAGTTCTTGAGGAATTGGCTCATAAAAGTCCCGAGTTCCATGCTTTTTTATTTAAAGAAACCCAAGTAAATTTGGCAGAATTGATGCCTCTCCCACTGTAGGATTAAGCCAAAGGAGGATGAAACATAGTTTTATGGGCACATCCCAAGGTTCATTAAGTGAGAAAGTGGATTGCAAATCATTGTACTCCATCATAAGGGGCCATAAACCACAGTTTGATTGGTACTGCAATGAAGTATTTTACAGTTACATGTACTGAAATGCTTTATGATCCTTTTTTTATCTGAATGAAATAGTTTGGTACTGATGGAAGACGGGTGGATAAATTATGAATAAAACAAAACCATACACATCCTGAGGTGCTAATGGATATGCCAGCTTGACAACAGTAGTATTTATCATTCATGCCAACTAGTAGGACAACCCAGGGACAGACGATTTAAGGACAAAATTGTAGCAATTGTCATCGATCCAACTCATTAGATGGACTTGAGGACAAAATCGTAGTTATTATCAAGCCCACTTGAAGGTGACTTACAGGTGAGAATTATAAGTGTTACGAGGGCAATTTTTAGGCCAGACTTTAGTATGAAGAGATACGAATACAAATGCACTTTTCTTTTCATTAGGATTTCCTCACTTATTTACCCTCATAGGCAATGCACACACAAATTTGTGGTGTACAATTACAACACATGATATACCTTCAGAGACTCCATGCCTTATGCCCTCGAATCACTCCTTTGGGAATAATTTTTGTCTTTTCACTGTAGAAGATTCTTTCTAATAACATTGTAACACTATAAAgcaatatgttttatttatttttgcatctCCGGAGACCACGTACATGATACATAGCACATCTAGAAACGGGTCTTCTGTTTGATTCAAGGGAATAGCCTACAACAATCCTTTCTATACTCTTCCTTCCATCAGAATATAATACAGCCCTCCAAGAGGAAATATGCACATGTACCGCCCAGCAATTTTAATTGCATAAATAAGCTCTGACAAACAGAAACCAGTGAGAATCAATATCACAGAACAATATGAAGGAGCCATCCAATTCGAAAGTACTCTGCTAACATAATGCCAGGGTGGCATGCAAGTGACCGTTGCTTGACAATAATTATACTTGTCCCGAATAATCTATGGAGACCAAATTAGAAAATGTATAATTCACCTGCAATTTGCAATTCAATATAAGGAAGCAGTTGCAAACAGGACAAGGGGAGATTGAGCTCATGTTAAACTTTCAATTGCTTTGAGGCATTTACTATCAAATAGCAACAGAACTTCTATATAAGAAATGTATGATAAAAAAGCTGACAATGATCTTGCCACATATTTAGGTCGGTCATATGTCGAGTTGATATAATTAATGAAATAAAGTCTTCCCTGCTAGCATACTTTTGGCTGAAGATTCTGCCATGGGCTAGTAGCTTCTCAATTAAATTAAAGTTTACTTGTTCCTAGGCTGTGCAGTAGGGCATGCATTATATTTTGTTTAAACAAGCAAGTGTTCAAATCTCTTAACATACTTGCAATAATCGATGGAATTTTTGTTCATACTTTTCACTGCATTGTACAAGACATAAACAAACTTCAACCACATACACTGGCCTCAGACAGGCCTTATTTTCATTAGGATTAAAGAATGAGCATTTATGAGAAACTATACTTCTCCATTGTACAGTTTGGGGCCTGTTTGTACAACAAAAGAATGTAGATTTCTACAGCAGCATAGAAACTAATAATTACCGAATAGTGTTTTTCATAATAGATTCTCAAAAACAGCTTTTCCAAGGGCATGCTTCACGGGTGTTCTCTTATTTTGAGTGAGTTTCTCAAGCTCTTTCAGATGGTTCCCTCCATGCTGCAGGAGGCAGGGGCATGACCATAGGGTTTTCAGGATCGGTGGCAGAATAAGATCTTGCTTCAGGCAATGGAAATGACCTTGATGGCATAAGGGGCCGTGAGGTGACATCTTGTGGCACAGGACAAAGGGTCTGCGAGCGCATTAGCATGTCCACCATTGTGGGAGTTTGATAGCCATAAACCAAACTTACACTGTCAGTAGAATCTCCCCTTGTGGTAGCTCTCTGCCAAGAGTGAGAGCTTAATCCAGAGAGAACATATGCACGGCCTGAGCTTTCATACAATTGTCTGTTTGCCATTCTATCTTGGATCTCTTTCAACTCAGCCTCAAGGGAAACACAAAGTTGGTCCCCAGCCTGAGCTGATGAAGATTCCTGAAGAGCTGTTCTCCTGTTCCCCAATACAAACTGAGCACCTGGTAAATCACCCCTGTCTGCCAGTGCTCTAGCCTCTGCTATGCTTTCAGCAGTGCATAATCTGTTCCGTTGCCTGTCAACCTCAAGACTAACAACACGTTGCTCACTGCTAACAGAATCTGGACGTTCAATTGATAGTTCCCTCAAAGGGGTTTGAATAGTTTCCTGGGAAACAGGATCCTTGTAGGAACATGAGACCTTCACCACTTTCATTTTATCAGAACAGCTGCTATCTTCAGGTCTCATAAAAGCTGGAAACTTAACATGGACTAAAAAGTCCCTTTCTTCCTCTGCATACAAGTCTCCAATCTTTACAAGTCCCCGTTGACCATTTTCTACTATATCACTCGTGTAGCTTCCTGCTTGTATGCCGCTCAATTGAACCCCTGCACTTGCACTTGCAATATTGACTTGCATGTCCTGAATTACAACACTAAGCAAGCCACCAATGCACTGTGCAAAAGCATCCTGAATGACACTTTCTGTCTCAATGAAGGAGAAGGTGCCTCCGGAAGTCTCTGATATGGAGTGCATGGATGTTGAATCATGATCAGTCCCAAAACCAAATGTGTGCACAGGGATCCGAATatcaccttgttgtgaaggttgCCTTATTGACCCTGGCAACAAGGACTGAAAATCCAAGACTCTTCTGGGATTTGCCAGAAAAGGGGACTGTCTGTGGTTTCCCACATTGTATGTGTCTTGCCCATCAGAAAGTAGAATGATACTACACACAGGGTTCTGCTCACGCCGATCTTCAAGCACCTTAGCTCCCTTTTTCAATCCTTCAGCAATATTGGTTCCACCTGTAGACACCAGACCATTCACTGCTTGCAAGGCAAGCTGCCGACCTCCCTCTGACATGCGCTGTAGAGGAAATAAGCGCCTAGCAGTTGATGAGAAGGCAATTACTGAAAGGCGATCCATGGGACCAAGATTATGAATCACAAAGCCCATAGCACGCTTTAAAAGTGCCAGTTTTGTGCCTGCCATGCTCCCACTCACATCAAGAACAGTTACTAGATCAATTGGAGCACGATCTCTAGATGTATCAGAAGCCTGAGATGGATTTACTATATTCCGAGTTCTTTCATTATGTTCATTATGCTGCTGTTTTGCAGTAGATGATGGAGCCTTCAGATGTACAAGCACAGTAAACTTCTCACATGCTTCTGATCGTGGAACTGCACTAAATTCTGGGAATGTTACTAATTGCACAGACTTTTTATCATCTTCCCTTCCTTCAGGCCCTCTGCTTTGTTCTTGATCTGTAATTCCCCTTGAATCTATAAACTCTGAACTTCCTACTGGCATGCCAATGTTTGCACTGGGCTCATTCCTATCTTCTTCCTCTGGCCTGCTACCTCCACTTGTCCGAAGCTCTAAAGGCTCATCATCATTGAAAACATTAGGCTCTATAACATGCCTTGCAGCCTGAGGAAGTGGAGGACGAGGAGGTGGCAAACGATGTAAAACTGTTGTCCAGCTTTCATGCTGTGGCCAATCTACAGGGCTTATTCGTATTCCACCACGCAATGCCTCTGATGGGGGCCCTTGGAAGGGAACCTCTTTCCACTTGGCTCGACATACAGGACATACCCGGTTTCCATGCTTCACATTGGAGGCAATGCAAGGAAAGTGGAAAGTGTGGGAACACTCTGCAGTAAATAAGGCATGACCATGGCCCGgtttcattgcatctagacatattgCACATGTTCTCTGCATCATCAAATGTGTTTATTAgaggaaaaaatgaaaaattatatctTGGAAACATAGTTTGACCATTTTTTGAAACACCTAAATTATTGCctcaaaatgcaagatgcaaaatatcTGAATAGCTAAAGTGAGAATTGTTCATAAAATTTGTAGCAGGAATTTCACATTCATCTTGGTTTAACAGATTCTTCAGTCGAAACATATTGAAAACATTGGTAAGGCAGTACCAAAAAAGACCTTCAAAATGGGTTGCATGTAATTTACTCCATAGTACAAAAAACAGATGGAAAATACCATCCTCCTAAGATAATAACGATGGCTCAAAATTTGACCCAAATTGTAGTAGCCATAACATGAGCTATGTTGTGTAGGACTTAAATTGATCGTGCTGCAAGGTTTTGAGGAGTAGGTTATCAATAGATGCACTGCAAAAGGTTTTGCCATCACGCTCTTGTTGGTGATTCAACGGTCACAGGAATGTACTCCAGATGGGAAGCATTATAAAAGCAATTAATATGTAGAAAAATCACGAACAAGAAAGCTGGCAACCCAAATGAACCCCACATTATGAAAAATTACTAGCTTGCAAAAGGGCAAAAGACTGGGGGATGGGGTGGGAATCTGCATCAGAAATTCACAAGGAAACAACAACCTGTCTAAAATATGATATTAGACTGTCATAAACGGTGCAGAAAAAACAGCCAGAAACTTCTAAAAGGGTATATTTTACCTTATGGACGTGACCAAGGATTATTAGGAGCTAGGTATTTAAGTAAAAGAGATTGTTGAAAAGAGTTGCTTTTAGGAaacccaaaagagataaaaaagataTCTCAATCTCATGTTGCAAATCTCCTGGAAATCATAGTTGCAGAGGATGACATAGTTCTCCATAATTTAGAACAATTTACAAATTCCGCTACTGAAAATGAAAGTAGTACTAGCATCCACTGGAATATACGTACAGATGTTCAATATTTAGGTTCAGTTGTATATAAGACGTGATTACAGCTATTTCTCAAGGCAATTTGTAAGTAGCACCCAGAAGCATTAAGAAAAAAGTTTTGATCTTCATGGGAGAAAATTATCCCCAAAAGAATTAAGCTGGTTAAATGTGCAGATGAAAAAGATTGGAGGAATGAATCTAGTTTGGCTCTCCTTCGATCCAATCCACCATAAAACAAGTGCCACATGCATACAACAAATGGCTCCTGTACTCAAGTAATTTTCTAATTACAGAAACTCTACAGATTAAATCTGGCACCTGTCTATGTTTCTGACAACCATTCACACATTACAAGTTTTGCAAGGGCCAAAGTGAAAAAGAATGTAGGATTTAAAGGGGTTAAATCAGATAATTTCCTCAATTACAGAACAGAAAAAGAAATTAAAGGGCAGCATTAGATGAGATCCATCTGAACAAATATTGCACAATTTGTCGCGCACTTGGTAAAATGTAGAAATTGGGCATACTTAACAATGGTGAAAATTAATGAGGCATTGAATATGTAACAAGCCAGGCCATAGTTAGAATTAATTTTATTATCGTATCAAAGTTGTTACGAGACCATTAAAAAGTGAGAACATGAAATCCACACAACAACTAAAGGGAGATCTACAGCATCGCAACTTCACAATGAACCAAACCAAGAGAATAAGTTTTCTCAACCGACAAATCCAAGGATCAATATTTCTTATGACCTGAATTCAGAACAGAAATCATTTAGAAAATGTGTCTCAATCCAAAGTAACTACGAGATGGTTCAGTTATCTGACTTGAAAATCAAGATTGGAATACAAAAACCAAGGGGTCTTAAAAATCCAAAACAGAGACATGAATCTTCAACTACCAAATTTGAAGGAGCGAAGCGTGACTTCTCGGCAGCCCAGATGGTCAAAACAAGAACCCTTACAAAGGATGCAAAAACCCAAAGGAAAAAGAGCAAGATTCTTCGCCACCCAAATTAGTGTGCACAATTTCTCAGCCCTCCAAATCAAAAAAGCATTATTTCCTGATAAGGCAGATCAAACCCAACGGGGAAACCCAGAAAACAACATATCTTATCAAAAGCACAACTCAGAGATAAGATTCTTCAATGACCCAGTTTTAACAACAAAATGTCTGAACAGCCCTGATGAGAACAAGATTTGTCAAAGAAATAGAACAAACACAGAGGGAAAAGCAGGTAGAAGATTATCTAATAACCAATATGGATAGCATGGTTTATCCCGAATCCAAATGCAAAACCAGTATTCTTCAATAACCCAATTAGAAGAGCAATAATTTCTACAGCAGGCGAGCTACAAAAATCTCTGTCTAATAGAGATTACAACATAAATAAAAAATGGAAGCACCCTGCCAAAATATCAAGTTTGGAGATCAGTAAGGATTtacattcataagcaaaatgggAACACCAAAGGTCTTTAAGTAAGGCAGCAGAAGACTGAAAGAGAAGACACAAAAATTTCAAGCGAAACTCCAAGAGCAAGACCCTTGGGTAACAAATTTTGCAAGAGCATGATTTATCGGCAACCCAGATAAGGATAGGAAACAGATAATCAGTGCTAGGCACACCACTAGATTTTCCCTGGATTCCGAAAAAAGAAAACAACTAAGACGTCCAAGCCAGGGCAGATTCTTTATAACCCGGCCAAAAATGTATCAAGATCTTAAACAACCGCTAAGAAAACAAGATTAAAAAGCATACCCTGGAGGATCTGCTGCCTGTCCTTATAAGACGCATAGGCGAATGAGACCTTGCGGGAGTCAGAGGAGCAGAGTGTGCAATTATATGCAAATCCCTAGATGCCGTCCTTGTTGCTGGACCTGAAGAATACTGTGTAGAGCCCCCATTATAACCAGAATGGACATTTGTATTACTGATATCTCTCTCATCCTCCGTGGGAGGCTCTGTAGTACACAGATGAAATCCCAAAGCATTCTTTGCTTTTCTCCACTTACTACCCATATATACTCAATGATATGTCTACACCTAAAATTTCTTTGTCTATATATCAAATTTCACCTTCAAACAAAAAACTGTATATAACATTCAATGGGCTCACACAGAATTAAAAAGCCAGTGTTCTTGCAGAAGGATTTTGAAGTTGTTTAAATATCCTCCTCCGAGACAAGCTGAATATATCAAGAATATCTGATCAATTTTTTAACAGTTAAAAATCCAGTATATCCAATGGACTTTCAGAGGGAGGAATAAGAATCGGTCAAATAGTAATGCAGAGCCTTTTCACAGAAAAAAGAAAGGCAAGAAAAATGTAGGCTGATTATACATATTTCACGCTATATATAAAATAAACTAAAGCGTTCATTACCAAGGTGCTCTTGAACCTAACGCCATTGATTGTGTCATATGACTGTGGCTCTCTAGAACAGTTATACTAAGTCAAATGAGACCTGCTCTCACGTGGCCGGGGGCTACGGTGATAAAACAAATCCACGCGATTTAGAGCAGGGTGCTTTACTTAAATTCCATGTGACCTAAACCTAATGCCTATTTTTTTCTTAAGACTTGTAGACAACTTTAtctattttaatttagattttattaATTTAGAACTTAAACATGATTCAAAATGTATGAAAGTTAATGGACTTTTggtttgttggtgaagttgaatggttatgaatgaGCCTACGAGGGATAAAGTCTTGTTAAGTACAAGGCCTCGACATCATAGGAGATGAGGTTGGAATTGTGTCTGAGACAATTTTGGTAGAATGGATACCTATCAATCCTTAAGTCTCAGTCGAAGAGGTTTCAACCTAAAGCTTGTGCTCTTATATCGAGTACCAAAACGATCTTTGTATCTATGATATAAAATCTTCCatcatttttttaaattgtataatAAAATACTATCTATGCTTTGAAATTCTAAATTAAAAAGGGAAATGAGGTTGTCAGTAAGAAATAAACAAAAATAAGTGAGGACGAGGATTTAAATATGTTTGATGGAGAATGTTTGTCTAACAATCATAATTTGTGTCTAATATTGGAATTAAACTCCACCTTTTCTCTAGTTTTTTTCTTTGACCTTTTGTGTAAAATTAGGCTTGATTATGGTTGTGATTTTTTCTTTTGGCAAGGCAATACCCTTACAATCATGATGGCATCCTTTAGCTACAAAAGTGTCATGTATGATTACAATTTCATCCTTACACTATGCACTTTTTGTTACCTACAATAAATTTGTAATATATTGATCAAGCAATGTCATAGCCACTTTTGAGAGGTTGAATAGGAAAATTTCTTCAATGGCATTCAAACCTTCCAAACACATTTGAAACATTTGTGGAAATTGTACAACCCTTAAGTGAATGATTTCTAGTATCTATGTGAGTGTATAAGTGCAACTAGGGAGGTATAGTGATGCAATTACTTCTTGAACCTATGGCTCCTAGTATGTTGTTGGTTGCGTAGCAAACTATCTCTAAACTATTGTTACATTCAAAAGAAGTTTGGATAGGGTTGTTAATGTATGAAGTAAATCGATGTTGAGATCATTAGGTAAATGTGTGACAATCCATTAACAAAGGTGGTATTTTTAATTCCGCAAGAGTGATTTTATACTTTCTTGCATATGAAAGTATGAAATTAAAAGTATCGCAATCATCTTAATTAAGATCAAATAAATTTGGGATCCACTAGGTGTGATAGGATTCGTGTTCACAAATATTTGGGGAATAATAATACTTTGAAGTTTAGTAAATGGAAATACTTAAAAGAATCTTTTTCAATATGAATGATACAAGACATTATTGATATGAACAAATTTCAAGGACCAATGAAATGAAGAGCCTAGACTACTCTTATAAAGTGGATACATTATTATAAGATAAATATCCTAGCATCACATAGAATGAAGTATCTAATGTGGCAAGTCCAAAAATAAGGGAAATTTAATGGTACCTACAAATAATTATCCTCTATTGTCACCCtttaatattaatttcatattCTAGAAAATTAGATGTGTCAATTTTGATTTTATGCAAcaactaaaaatttaaaaaaattaaaaaatgtatatTATAAGTGTCCATCATGATGTATTATCAACTAAAGTGTGTTTGATGGTTATGGTCTCATATCCCACCACTATATGTAGGGTATCCTTTTGCGATAATGGAATGGTTTATAGCTCATTAGAATTGAAcataattatattatcattatttcAAATGAATTCTAACATTTTAGTAATCTTAGAGAGCTTCATAGTTTATGTAACAATGATATTTGCAAAGGCTTCTTGCAAGATATTCTTATATGTCTTAGATGTGCACATTAAATCCCATAGAGATATATTAGCTTTAGAATATTGAATTTgatcaataagatcatactctttaTGTGGATTAGTGGATAAATTAAGATTACTAGGAAAGTTAAGTTTAATGTTTGACCAAATTTGTTGAGTGGTTGGGAAACGCCACTttcttgtagttttttttttatattccaaATCATTTACAAATGTTTTGCTCATACGAGCATCAACTTGAGACcattacatgacactaatatttgctCATATTGAGCAACCACAACCATGACACTAATACTAGCTCAtttcgagcaaccacactagaatcaagTTGTGGAAGACCA
The nucleotide sequence above comes from Cryptomeria japonica chromosome 11, Sugi_1.0, whole genome shotgun sequence. Encoded proteins:
- the LOC131068112 gene encoding E3 ubiquitin-protein ligase WAV3, whose protein sequence is MGSKWRKAKNALGFHLCTTEPPTEDERDISNTNVHSGYNGGSTQYSSGPATRTASRDLHIIAHSAPLTPARSHSPMRLIRTGSRSSRRTCAICLDAMKPGHGHALFTAECSHTFHFPCIASNVKHGNRVCPVCRAKWKEVPFQGPPSEALRGGIRISPVDWPQHESWTTVLHRLPPPRPPLPQAARHVIEPNVFNDDEPLELRTSGGSRPEEEDRNEPSANIGMPVGSSEFIDSRGITDQEQSRGPEGREDDKKSVQLVTFPEFSAVPRSEACEKFTVLVHLKAPSSTAKQQHNEHNERTRNIVNPSQASDTSRDRAPIDLVTVLDVSGSMAGTKLALLKRAMGFVIHNLGPMDRLSVIAFSSTARRLFPLQRMSEGGRQLALQAVNGLVSTGGTNIAEGLKKGAKVLEDRREQNPVCSIILLSDGQDTYNVGNHRQSPFLANPRRVLDFQSLLPGSIRQPSQQGDIRIPVHTFGFGTDHDSTSMHSISETSGGTFSFIETESVIQDAFAQCIGGLLSVVIQDMQVNIASASAGVQLSGIQAGSYTSDIVENGQRGLVKIGDLYAEEERDFLVHVKFPAFMRPEDSSCSDKMKVVKVSCSYKDPVSQETIQTPLRELSIERPDSVSSEQRVVSLEVDRQRNRLCTAESIAEARALADRGDLPGAQFVLGNRRTALQESSSAQAGDQLCVSLEAELKEIQDRMANRQLYESSGRAYVLSGLSSHSWQRATTRGDSTDSVSLVYGYQTPTMVDMLMRSQTLCPVPQDVTSRPLMPSRSFPLPEARSYSATDPENPMVMPLPPAAWREPSERA